From a single Calothrix sp. NIES-2098 genomic region:
- a CDS encoding 4Fe-4S ferredoxin, iron-sulfur binding protein: MIELVSASRCIQCNICVNVCPTNVFDKVPDAPPTIARQSDCQTCFMCELYCPVDALYVAPQVDPLDSVDEELLKQAELLGSYRRNVGWGRDRTSLAKEDSTHQILKLLK; the protein is encoded by the coding sequence ATGATTGAGTTAGTAAGCGCGTCACGGTGCATTCAATGTAATATTTGCGTTAATGTTTGCCCGACAAATGTGTTTGATAAAGTGCCAGATGCACCGCCTACTATTGCTAGGCAAAGTGATTGTCAAACCTGTTTCATGTGCGAATTGTACTGTCCGGTGGATGCTTTGTATGTAGCGCCACAAGTCGATCCTCTAGATTCAGTGGATGAAGAATTACTCAAACAGGCTGAACTTTTGGGTAGCTACCGCAGAAATGTTGGTTGGGGACGCGATCGCACTTCGTTAGCGAAAGAAGATTCCACCCACCAAATACTCAAGTTGTTGAAATAA